The proteins below come from a single Micromonospora citrea genomic window:
- a CDS encoding metal-sensitive transcriptional regulator, whose product MTTPTPAPTRGYTATKDQLLARLRRVEGQVRGIEKMVDDDRYCIDVLTQISAIQAALDKVALGLLDGHARHCMHEGAAEGRADEMATEMMAAVGRLMKRG is encoded by the coding sequence ATGACCACACCGACGCCTGCCCCGACCAGGGGCTACACCGCCACCAAGGACCAGCTGCTCGCGCGGCTGCGCCGCGTCGAGGGGCAGGTCCGGGGCATCGAGAAGATGGTCGACGACGACCGCTACTGCATCGACGTGCTCACCCAGATCTCCGCGATCCAGGCCGCGCTGGACAAGGTCGCGCTAGGCCTGCTCGACGGGCACGCCCGGCACTGCATGCACGAGGGGGCCGCCGAGGGCCGGGCCGACGAGATGGCCACCGAGATGATGGCCGCCGTCGGCCGCCTCATGAAGCGCGGCTGA
- a CDS encoding DUF305 domain-containing protein, with the protein MTGTLARRAALAGVAVTAALALTACGDDGHPSPGMHGTPGTTGPAASASGAAAFGDADAMFAQMMIPHHRQAVEMADLAATRAADPEVKRLAAEIKAAQAPEIATMSGWLSAWGRPVPSPGAEMPHMDHGMPGMMTDAEMTKLAAASGREFDRQFLTMMIAHHEGAVTMARDELSRGVNAEAKALAGQIVATQQAEIDTMRRILGRL; encoded by the coding sequence ATCACTGGTACCCTCGCGCGCCGTGCCGCCCTGGCCGGCGTGGCCGTCACCGCCGCCCTCGCCCTGACCGCCTGTGGCGACGACGGACACCCGTCCCCGGGGATGCACGGCACGCCCGGCACCACCGGCCCGGCGGCCTCCGCGTCCGGTGCGGCCGCGTTCGGCGACGCCGACGCGATGTTCGCCCAGATGATGATCCCGCACCACCGGCAGGCGGTCGAGATGGCGGACCTGGCCGCGACGCGGGCGGCGGACCCGGAGGTCAAGCGGCTCGCCGCAGAGATCAAGGCCGCCCAGGCGCCCGAGATCGCGACCATGAGCGGCTGGCTGTCGGCCTGGGGCCGGCCGGTGCCGTCGCCCGGCGCCGAGATGCCGCACATGGACCACGGCATGCCCGGCATGATGACCGACGCCGAGATGACGAAGCTGGCGGCGGCCTCCGGGCGGGAATTCGACCGGCAGTTCCTGACCATGATGATCGCCCACCACGAGGGGGCCGTCACCATGGCCCGCGACGAGCTCTCCCGGGGCGTGAACGCGGAGGCCAAGGCCCTGGCCGGGCAGATAGTCGCCACCCAGCAGGCCGAGATCGACACGATGCGCAGGATCCTCGGCCGGCTGTGA
- a CDS encoding YibE/F family protein, with protein MGADHTRPAPSAPPGVRRILVATVVPLFVATLIAALALWPWDAPEAAPGTDPPRHHGTVTRVVTEPCPPAPEVPEGAPGAAAGPCGTVTVRVDDGPDAGQQVETPVPAGPGAPKVAVGDEIVLVQLTDPADPSVSTYNIAEHQRGEPLLWLVALFAAAIVAFGRWRGLAALAGLAASFAILLTFVLPGISAGRSPLLVAVVGAALIMFVVLYLTHGVTAQTSVAVLGTLGSLVLTGLLGTIATAATHLTGFGTEDATTLSMFQADVDLHGLLLAGIIIGSLGVLDDVTVTQAATVSELAHANPGLSRAQLYRAATRVGRAHIASTVNTIVLAYAGASLPVLLLLTADSRAVTQILTSEFLAQEIVRSAVATLGLIAAVPLTTGLAALVTTAGRRAGGSADDGASPTPPAPRPAADRSEALEALSGPRAGNAPSAAPSGWPDRDGSTDTAW; from the coding sequence ATGGGCGCCGACCACACCCGTCCCGCACCGTCCGCCCCGCCCGGGGTGCGACGGATCCTCGTCGCGACGGTGGTGCCCCTCTTCGTCGCCACCCTGATCGCGGCCCTGGCGCTCTGGCCGTGGGACGCCCCCGAGGCGGCGCCCGGCACCGACCCGCCCCGCCACCACGGCACGGTGACGCGGGTGGTGACCGAGCCGTGTCCACCCGCTCCCGAGGTCCCGGAGGGGGCCCCGGGCGCGGCGGCGGGCCCCTGTGGCACCGTCACGGTGCGGGTGGACGACGGCCCCGACGCCGGGCAGCAGGTGGAGACGCCGGTGCCGGCCGGGCCCGGCGCGCCGAAGGTCGCGGTCGGCGACGAGATCGTCCTGGTCCAGCTCACCGACCCCGCCGACCCTTCGGTGAGCACCTACAACATCGCCGAGCACCAGCGCGGCGAGCCGTTGCTCTGGCTGGTGGCGCTCTTCGCCGCGGCGATCGTCGCGTTCGGGCGCTGGCGCGGGCTAGCCGCGCTGGCCGGCCTGGCGGCGAGCTTCGCCATCCTGCTCACCTTCGTGCTGCCCGGCATCAGCGCCGGCCGCTCGCCGCTGCTGGTCGCGGTCGTCGGCGCGGCACTGATCATGTTCGTGGTGCTCTACCTGACGCACGGGGTGACGGCACAGACCTCGGTCGCCGTGCTCGGCACGCTCGGCAGCCTGGTGCTGACCGGGCTCCTCGGCACGATCGCCACCGCGGCGACCCACCTGACCGGCTTCGGCACCGAGGACGCCACCACGCTGTCGATGTTCCAGGCCGACGTCGACCTGCACGGCCTGCTGCTCGCCGGGATCATCATCGGCTCCCTCGGTGTGCTCGACGACGTCACGGTGACCCAGGCCGCGACGGTCAGCGAGCTGGCGCACGCCAACCCCGGGCTGTCCCGGGCGCAGCTCTACCGGGCGGCGACGCGGGTCGGTCGCGCCCACATCGCCTCGACGGTCAACACCATCGTGCTGGCGTACGCCGGCGCCTCGCTGCCGGTGCTGCTCCTGCTGACCGCCGACTCCCGGGCGGTGACCCAGATCCTGACCAGCGAGTTCCTGGCCCAGGAGATCGTCCGCAGCGCGGTCGCCACCCTGGGCCTGATCGCCGCCGTGCCGCTGACCACCGGCCTCGCGGCCCTGGTGACCACGGCGGGCCGGCGCGCCGGCGGGTCCGCCGACGACGGCGCCTCCCCGACCCCGCCGGCTCCCCGGCCGGCGGCCGACCGCTCCGAGGCGCTCGAGGCCCTCAGCGGGCCGCGCGCCGGCAACGCCCCCTCCGCCGCCCCCTCCGGGTGGCCCGACCGAGACGGGAGCACGGACACCGCATGGTGA
- a CDS encoding coiled-coil domain-containing protein, with amino-acid sequence MTAPLRRWLTPVVAVIAALAVFAGPLPAAAEPTSPPQPSGHGDDEPKLLNDLIESRNRSYVQAKSKLAKSKKRQLELALEVDRAQAELAALAPQVSQIAAQSYRTGRIGAVSMLLDTASPDSFVRRAAALDELNLVNSKKLAEVNAVKNRAEQAKLALDAEVREQQKLTNEMARGKREAEKALALVGGRGLTGGKVVATSPVARIAPGRTADGDWKPLSCTEDDPTTSGCITARTLHMYKEVKRAGFNRFVGCYRSGGPYEHPKGRACDWSLQRSGFSPWHNDDTYMYGNNLTAFLVRNADRLGIYYVIWNRQIWFPATGWKSYSGPSNHTDHVHVSLL; translated from the coding sequence GTGACGGCACCCCTACGCCGCTGGTTGACGCCTGTGGTGGCCGTGATCGCCGCCCTGGCCGTCTTCGCCGGACCCCTCCCGGCGGCGGCCGAACCCACCTCACCGCCCCAGCCCTCCGGACACGGAGACGACGAGCCCAAACTGCTCAACGACCTGATCGAGTCGCGGAACCGCAGCTACGTCCAGGCCAAGTCGAAGCTGGCGAAGTCGAAGAAGCGCCAGCTCGAGCTGGCCCTGGAGGTCGACCGGGCGCAGGCCGAACTGGCGGCGCTGGCCCCCCAGGTGAGCCAGATCGCCGCCCAGTCCTACCGGACGGGGCGCATCGGCGCGGTGTCGATGCTGCTGGACACCGCCAGCCCCGACTCGTTCGTCCGACGCGCCGCCGCGCTCGACGAGCTGAACCTGGTCAACTCCAAGAAGCTCGCCGAGGTCAACGCGGTCAAGAACCGCGCCGAGCAGGCCAAGCTGGCCCTCGACGCCGAGGTCCGCGAGCAGCAGAAGCTGACCAACGAGATGGCCCGCGGCAAGCGCGAGGCGGAGAAGGCTCTCGCGCTGGTCGGCGGCAGAGGGCTGACCGGCGGCAAGGTGGTCGCCACGTCGCCGGTGGCCCGGATCGCGCCGGGGCGTACCGCCGACGGTGACTGGAAGCCCCTGTCGTGCACGGAGGACGACCCCACGACCTCCGGCTGCATCACGGCGCGCACCCTGCACATGTACAAGGAGGTGAAGCGGGCCGGGTTCAACCGGTTCGTCGGCTGTTACCGCTCCGGCGGGCCGTACGAGCATCCGAAGGGCCGGGCCTGCGACTGGTCGTTGCAGCGGAGCGGCTTCTCCCCCTGGCACAACGACGACACCTACATGTACGGCAACAACCTGACCGCGTTCCTGGTGCGGAACGCCGACCGACTCGGCATCTACTACGTGATCTGGAACCGGCAGATCTGGTTCCCGGCGACCGGCTGGAAGTCGTACAGCGGCCCGTCGAACCACACGGACCACGTGCACGTGTCACTGCTCTGA
- a CDS encoding carbonic anhydrase, translating to MSRPGSPGTQPGPEQDSAQPATAAAAAVRAASATPADPAQALAELHAGNRRFVTGAPHHPNQDAGHRAAVADGQHPFAVIVGCSDSRLAAEIIFDRGLGDLFVVRTAGHTVGPEVLGSVEYAVTILGTPLVVVLGHDSCGAVQAARAADATGTPPPGHLPAVVDAVVPSLRRAAAEGVDDIDRIVDIHIGCTVEAMLDRSAVLAAEVAAGRCAVVGMSYRLAAGEARVVASVPAHLDAVDGARAATDGAHAPAAAAAVA from the coding sequence ATGAGCCGTCCCGGATCCCCCGGCACTCAGCCGGGCCCGGAACAGGATTCCGCGCAGCCGGCCACGGCAGCCGCCGCTGCCGTACGGGCCGCGTCGGCCACCCCGGCCGACCCCGCGCAGGCGCTCGCCGAGCTGCACGCCGGCAACCGGAGGTTCGTGACCGGCGCCCCGCACCACCCCAACCAGGACGCCGGGCACCGCGCCGCGGTGGCCGACGGGCAGCACCCGTTCGCGGTCATCGTCGGCTGCTCCGACTCCCGGCTCGCCGCCGAGATCATCTTCGATCGCGGCCTCGGCGACCTCTTCGTCGTCCGCACCGCCGGGCACACGGTCGGGCCCGAGGTGCTGGGCAGCGTGGAGTACGCGGTGACGATCCTGGGCACGCCGCTGGTGGTGGTGCTCGGGCACGACTCCTGCGGGGCCGTCCAGGCCGCCCGTGCCGCGGACGCCACCGGCACCCCTCCGCCGGGGCACCTGCCGGCCGTGGTCGACGCCGTGGTGCCCAGCCTGCGCCGCGCCGCGGCCGAGGGGGTGGACGACATCGACCGCATCGTCGACATCCACATCGGGTGCACCGTCGAGGCGATGCTGGACCGTTCGGCCGTGCTCGCCGCCGAGGTGGCCGCCGGGCGGTGCGCCGTGGTCGGCATGTCCTACCGGCTGGCCGCCGGTGAGGCGCGGGTGGTGGCCTCCGTGCCGGCCCACCTGGACGCGGTCGACGGGGCGCGGGCCGCCACCGACGGCGCTCACGCGCCGGCCGCCGCTGCCGCCGTCGCCTGA
- a CDS encoding helix-turn-helix transcriptional regulator, with protein sequence MATTGENGSTRNWTFLTNHGHVLLAIARNPTARLRDVADEVGVTERAAQAIVADLEAGGYLHRTRVGRRNEYTLNPAGRFRHPAEADRQVGALLALFADDDAEGSDTPEAAG encoded by the coding sequence ATGGCGACGACAGGGGAGAACGGGAGCACCCGGAACTGGACGTTCCTCACCAACCACGGTCACGTGCTGCTCGCCATCGCCCGTAACCCCACCGCCCGGCTGCGCGACGTCGCGGACGAGGTGGGCGTCACCGAACGCGCCGCCCAGGCGATCGTCGCGGACCTGGAGGCCGGCGGTTACCTGCACCGCACCCGGGTGGGCCGACGCAACGAGTACACGCTCAACCCGGCCGGGCGGTTCCGGCACCCCGCCGAGGCGGACCGACAGGTCGGCGCGCTGCTGGCCCTCTTCGCGGACGACGACGCAGAGGGCTCCGACACACCTGAGGCCGCGGGCTGA
- the eccE gene encoding type VII secretion protein EccE, producing MPAPAPTVSRAGAGPRQDVVAQRGQGRATVGTAYVSQAAGTARAATAAQAGTTAQAQAGTTAQAQAAPPPQAAAAPAAPQSAAAAADEAVGAGATRAVRPHQAALGIGGINVAQLVAWQAGAAAVLAASPHGVPLTATVATVAVLLLTPTMIRFRNRWLYQWISVWWGYRGRRRQLTAADRDAAVQLLAQLERGVELETIEVDDQPAVLLTHRGGLSAVFEVDPTEGALLMSAPQALPSPASLLPAADEKAPPVAVQLLIQVTPAPRARSGAVAVDRAYRELTNGDVPASRQAWVVLQAARTPDFHADRDLRPTLTAAIRRTRRQLRQERVTARMLNRDEVLAAVVALTHLTGGAPGAAGEQPLARETWRGWSTQGAPQSCHRMLAWPRRPWEVDPLLRGLPAASVVSIAASRTAGDDVAVEVAFRLMGTDPTALAAADQALHEAIRSYGGRLQRLDGEHAHGVAATLPLGGFLP from the coding sequence GTGCCGGCGCCCGCGCCGACGGTGAGCCGGGCCGGCGCCGGCCCGCGGCAGGACGTGGTGGCACAGCGCGGGCAGGGCCGGGCAACCGTCGGCACCGCGTACGTGAGCCAGGCGGCCGGTACGGCACGGGCGGCGACGGCCGCACAGGCCGGCACCACGGCGCAGGCTCAGGCCGGCACCACGGCGCAGGCTCAGGCCGCGCCACCCCCGCAGGCCGCCGCCGCTCCCGCCGCCCCCCAGTCCGCCGCTGCCGCCGCCGACGAGGCGGTCGGGGCCGGGGCCACTCGAGCGGTACGACCACACCAGGCCGCCCTCGGGATCGGCGGCATCAACGTCGCCCAACTGGTGGCATGGCAGGCCGGTGCGGCGGCGGTGCTCGCCGCCTCCCCGCACGGCGTGCCGCTCACCGCCACGGTGGCCACCGTGGCGGTGCTGCTGCTCACCCCGACGATGATCCGATTCCGCAACCGGTGGCTGTACCAGTGGATCTCGGTCTGGTGGGGTTACCGAGGCCGACGCCGGCAGCTCACCGCCGCGGACAGGGACGCCGCCGTGCAGCTGCTGGCCCAGCTGGAGCGCGGCGTCGAGCTGGAAACCATCGAGGTCGACGACCAGCCGGCCGTCCTGCTGACCCATCGGGGCGGGCTGAGCGCCGTCTTCGAGGTCGATCCGACCGAGGGCGCCCTGCTGATGAGCGCGCCCCAGGCTCTGCCGTCCCCGGCCTCGCTCCTGCCGGCGGCCGACGAGAAGGCGCCCCCGGTGGCGGTGCAGTTGCTGATCCAGGTGACGCCGGCACCGCGCGCCCGCTCCGGCGCGGTGGCGGTGGACCGGGCATACCGGGAGTTGACCAACGGGGACGTGCCGGCCAGCCGGCAAGCCTGGGTGGTGCTCCAGGCCGCGCGGACCCCCGACTTCCACGCCGACCGTGACCTGCGCCCGACGCTCACCGCGGCGATTCGGCGGACGCGGCGGCAGCTTCGGCAGGAGCGGGTGACCGCCCGGATGCTCAACCGGGACGAGGTGCTCGCTGCCGTCGTCGCCCTCACCCACCTGACCGGTGGGGCGCCCGGCGCCGCGGGGGAGCAACCGCTGGCCCGGGAGACCTGGCGGGGCTGGTCGACCCAGGGCGCCCCGCAGAGCTGTCACCGGATGCTGGCCTGGCCCCGCCGGCCGTGGGAGGTCGACCCGTTGCTGCGGGGACTGCCCGCCGCCAGCGTGGTGTCGATCGCGGCCAGCCGCACCGCCGGCGACGACGTCGCCGTGGAGGTGGCGTTCCGCCTGATGGGCACTGATCCGACCGCACTGGCCGCCGCCGACCAGGCCCTGCACGAGGCGATCCGCAGCTACGGCGGTCGGCTGCAACGACTCGACGGCGAGCACGCGCACGGCGTGGCCGCCACGCTTCCGCTCGGAGGTTTCCTGCCGTGA
- a CDS encoding right-handed parallel beta-helix repeat-containing protein, giving the protein MTRTLTVSPDQPGAYPSIGDALAAADDDAVVSVSPGTYYEALFVNDRGATIVAAEGAGTVTIDASSGAYPTVSCNSGRLELRDLVLKAGDAPVVTVDRATLSMTGCELSAGFGPAVSVASRSEFTLTRCRVTGARYGLVVDDSDGTVEGCEFSDLTEDGIIVRIGATPTIRTSTVTRCGNRGIYVYQYGRPTIEACDISQTGYAGVAVVHQSAPVLRRCRIRDTRGPAISFARGCHGTVEECTTENTGLPAIDVADGATPTIVEGTVSQRATFGAEAAQAVKQQDTARTEKLLAELEAMVGLESVKAEVRALIDELQVNEWRRSAGLPVGAVSHHLIFAGAPGTGKTTVARIYGELLAALGALPGGPFREVSRRDLVGQYLGHTAEKTAAAFDLARGGVLFIDEAYTLSRSFGSGGDFGQEAIDTLVKLMEDHRDEVAVIAAGYTGEMLQFLDANPGLASRFAKTIEFGNYSPEQLVVIVERMARRDEYLLADGVPDLLQAHFGTIERDQNFGNAREARKLFEGVRKAQAQRLRQSGQRPSLDDLRTVTVADIRAAIGR; this is encoded by the coding sequence ATGACGCGCACCCTTACCGTCTCCCCGGACCAGCCCGGCGCCTATCCGTCCATCGGTGACGCGCTCGCGGCGGCGGACGACGACGCCGTCGTCTCGGTCAGCCCCGGCACCTACTACGAGGCGTTGTTCGTCAACGATCGCGGAGCCACCATCGTGGCCGCGGAGGGCGCCGGCACGGTCACCATCGACGCCTCGTCCGGGGCGTACCCCACGGTGTCCTGCAACTCCGGCCGCCTGGAGCTGCGTGACCTGGTCCTCAAGGCCGGAGACGCACCGGTCGTGACGGTCGACCGGGCGACGCTCAGCATGACCGGGTGCGAGCTGAGCGCCGGTTTCGGCCCGGCCGTCTCGGTGGCCAGCCGGTCGGAGTTCACGCTGACCCGCTGCCGGGTCACCGGCGCCCGCTACGGGCTCGTCGTCGACGATTCCGACGGCACCGTGGAGGGGTGCGAGTTCAGCGACCTGACCGAGGACGGGATCATCGTCCGCATCGGCGCCACCCCGACGATCCGCACCAGCACGGTCACCCGCTGCGGCAACCGTGGCATCTACGTCTATCAGTACGGCCGCCCGACCATCGAGGCCTGTGACATCTCCCAGACCGGCTACGCCGGCGTGGCCGTGGTGCACCAGAGCGCCCCGGTGCTGCGCCGCTGCCGGATCCGCGACACCCGCGGCCCGGCCATCTCCTTCGCCCGCGGCTGCCACGGCACGGTCGAGGAGTGCACCACCGAGAACACCGGACTGCCGGCGATCGACGTGGCCGACGGCGCCACGCCGACCATCGTGGAGGGGACCGTCAGCCAGCGTGCCACCTTCGGGGCCGAGGCGGCCCAGGCCGTGAAGCAGCAGGACACCGCACGCACGGAGAAGCTGCTCGCCGAACTCGAGGCGATGGTCGGCCTGGAGTCGGTGAAGGCGGAGGTCCGCGCGCTCATCGACGAGCTCCAGGTGAACGAGTGGCGGCGCAGCGCCGGCCTGCCGGTCGGCGCGGTCAGCCACCACCTGATCTTCGCGGGCGCGCCCGGCACCGGCAAGACCACCGTGGCCCGCATCTACGGCGAGCTGCTGGCGGCGCTCGGCGCGCTTCCCGGTGGCCCGTTCCGGGAGGTGTCCCGGCGGGACCTCGTCGGCCAGTACCTCGGCCACACGGCCGAGAAGACGGCTGCCGCCTTCGACCTGGCCCGGGGCGGGGTGCTCTTCATCGACGAGGCGTACACCCTCTCCCGCTCCTTCGGCAGCGGTGGCGACTTCGGGCAGGAGGCCATCGACACGCTGGTCAAGCTGATGGAGGATCACCGCGACGAGGTGGCCGTCATCGCCGCCGGCTACACCGGGGAGATGCTCCAGTTCCTCGACGCCAACCCGGGTCTGGCGTCCCGTTTCGCGAAGACCATCGAGTTCGGCAACTACAGCCCCGAGCAACTGGTCGTCATCGTGGAGCGGATGGCCCGGCGCGACGAGTATCTGCTCGCCGACGGGGTCCCCGATCTGCTCCAGGCGCACTTCGGCACCATCGAGCGGGACCAGAACTTCGGCAACGCCCGCGAGGCCCGCAAGCTCTTCGAGGGCGTCCGCAAGGCTCAGGCGCAACGGCTCCGTCAGTCCGGTCAGCGGCCCAGCCTCGACGACCTGCGTACCGTGACGGTGGCAGACATCCGCGCCGCGATCGGTCGTTGA
- a CDS encoding YwqJ-related putative deaminase codes for MAEPRMLPLAAGGLLVDGTVHTHTSIRGDLAPDLHPMIRRFLHELPSGQRERFAGWCAESVLLSDRLYAAEAGGGPLSPARARSLLWGAKVRVTRVREEGDPRHGEVQPPCRSCAALLDWFGVEALA; via the coding sequence ATGGCGGAACCCCGGATGTTGCCGCTCGCGGCAGGCGGGCTGCTGGTCGACGGCACCGTCCACACGCACACCTCGATCCGCGGCGACCTCGCGCCCGACCTGCACCCGATGATCCGGCGCTTCCTGCACGAGCTGCCGAGCGGCCAGCGGGAGCGCTTCGCCGGCTGGTGCGCCGAGTCGGTCCTGCTCTCCGACCGGCTGTACGCGGCCGAGGCCGGCGGGGGGCCGCTGAGCCCGGCCCGGGCCCGGTCGCTGCTGTGGGGCGCGAAGGTGCGGGTGACCCGGGTCCGGGAGGAGGGCGACCCCCGCCACGGTGAGGTGCAGCCGCCCTGCCGCTCGTGCGCGGCCCTGCTCGACTGGTTCGGCGTGGAGGCGCTGGCATGA
- a CDS encoding SUKH-3 domain-containing protein, with amino-acid sequence MTSRFPPLVAETLQVAGWVPGRRDDERARQWALRLAALATPDGRQHTVVRAAVEAYAEFGGLLVRPQGDGEEIAPSTFHLDPFLVSHSVATLAALAAAIGAPLTPLGEEGDGTGILAVDEPGRVFVLDHSGDWYLGERLDEAITALVLGRQPRRIRQDGSW; translated from the coding sequence ATGACCTCACGCTTCCCGCCCCTGGTGGCCGAGACGCTCCAGGTCGCCGGCTGGGTTCCCGGCCGCCGCGACGACGAACGGGCCCGGCAGTGGGCGCTGAGACTGGCCGCCCTCGCGACGCCGGACGGCCGACAACACACCGTCGTCCGCGCCGCCGTCGAGGCGTACGCCGAATTCGGCGGCCTGCTGGTGCGCCCGCAGGGCGACGGAGAAGAGATCGCTCCCAGCACGTTCCACCTGGACCCGTTCCTGGTGAGCCACTCGGTGGCCACCCTCGCCGCGCTCGCCGCTGCCATCGGCGCGCCACTCACGCCGCTCGGCGAGGAGGGCGACGGCACCGGCATCCTCGCGGTCGACGAACCGGGGCGCGTGTTCGTGCTGGACCACAGCGGCGACTGGTATCTCGGCGAGCGCCTCGACGAGGCGATCACCGCGCTGGTGCTCGGCCGGCAGCCCCGCCGGATACGCCAGGACGGCAGCTGGTGA
- a CDS encoding SseB family protein — MVTDWGPATPTEEALLAAAEAEDRDTLLATLATAPLLLPVSPEAAAGRAPVAWPTARHDGRTHVIAFTSPGAIAACLPGQSVTYHVFALADLAADWPDDDWLLTIDAGLPIGVRLTAAEVRAIAAPALDAERELREAIGRQEPDALMAALLRAELLLPLRPGGSGSRDLSDPDFPWWCLPDEQGQPCLPVFTAEARLRQALGDHDLVAVSSLQLAEQWPDPSWQLVLNPGTPLAAALPGEAVRTLRDWLGQLRQAVTDATDEERRRLATAAYAEPATVGVPAQRTAPDEDDAEYEPDPDLPVRLQVVIPHRYLPSYLEDGYQRAAGLVHAWAGPGRDTPTRLYRRLGLLGEGSPFAESDEWVAVLRWEPDEDTPEEWGRGRPRMESVVVPDGTGLHCLHHDGRDELLARFDAASGRWLPA; from the coding sequence CTGGTGACCGACTGGGGGCCCGCGACCCCGACCGAGGAGGCGCTGCTGGCCGCCGCCGAGGCCGAGGACCGGGACACGCTCCTGGCGACGCTGGCCACCGCGCCGCTGCTGCTGCCGGTGTCCCCCGAGGCGGCAGCCGGCCGCGCGCCGGTGGCGTGGCCCACGGCCCGGCACGACGGGCGGACCCACGTCATCGCGTTCACCTCGCCCGGGGCGATAGCCGCCTGCCTGCCCGGGCAGTCGGTCACCTACCACGTGTTCGCCCTCGCGGACCTGGCCGCCGACTGGCCGGACGACGACTGGCTGCTCACGATCGACGCCGGGCTGCCGATCGGCGTCCGGCTCACCGCCGCGGAGGTGCGTGCGATCGCCGCGCCCGCCCTCGACGCTGAACGGGAGCTACGCGAGGCGATCGGCCGGCAGGAGCCGGACGCCCTGATGGCGGCCCTGCTCCGGGCGGAGCTGCTGCTGCCGCTGCGACCGGGCGGGTCCGGGTCGCGGGACCTGTCCGATCCGGACTTTCCGTGGTGGTGCCTCCCGGATGAGCAGGGACAGCCCTGCCTGCCGGTCTTCACCGCCGAGGCCCGCCTTCGACAGGCCCTCGGCGACCACGACCTGGTCGCGGTCAGCAGTCTCCAGTTGGCCGAGCAGTGGCCGGACCCGTCGTGGCAGCTCGTGCTGAACCCTGGCACTCCGCTGGCGGCGGCGCTGCCCGGCGAGGCCGTGCGGACCCTGCGCGACTGGCTCGGTCAGCTACGCCAGGCGGTCACCGACGCCACCGACGAGGAGCGTCGGCGCCTGGCGACGGCCGCGTACGCCGAGCCGGCCACGGTGGGCGTACCGGCGCAACGGACGGCGCCGGACGAGGACGACGCCGAGTACGAGCCGGACCCGGACCTGCCGGTGCGGCTGCAGGTGGTGATCCCGCACCGGTACCTGCCGTCGTATCTGGAGGACGGCTATCAGCGGGCCGCCGGGCTGGTGCACGCCTGGGCCGGGCCGGGCCGGGACACGCCCACCCGGCTCTACCGGCGCCTCGGCCTGCTCGGCGAGGGTTCTCCGTTCGCGGAGTCCGACGAGTGGGTGGCCGTGCTGCGTTGGGAACCCGACGAGGACACGCCCGAAGAATGGGGGCGCGGCCGGCCGCGGATGGAGTCGGTGGTGGTACCCGACGGGACGGGCCTGCACTGCCTGCACCACGACGGCCGCGACGAGTTGCTGGCCCGCTTCGACGCGGCCAGCGGGCGCTGGCTGCCGGCCTGA